A single window of Prionailurus viverrinus isolate Anna chromosome F1, UM_Priviv_1.0, whole genome shotgun sequence DNA harbors:
- the PRG4 gene encoding proteoglycan 4 isoform X5, with protein MEWKILPMYLLLLSVFLIQQVSSQELSCKGRCFESFARGRECDCDSECKKYGKCCSDYENFCGKVKDNKKEKTPKKKPNPEPPVVDEDGSGLDNGDVKLTTTPDIPTTQRNKVTTPPKITTVKPTNPKPSLPPNSDTPKETSSTTSEETAVETKETPITNKQTSNREKEKTTSPKEKQSAEKIPAKDFIPTSKAPSTSTPKAETTTKSPAPTTTKKPVPTTPKKPAPTTKEPAPTTPKKPAPTTKEPAPTPPKKPVPTTKEPAPTTPKKPVPTTKEPAPTPPKKPAPTTKEPAPTTPKKPAPTTKEPAPSTPKKPAPTTKEPAPTTPKKPVPTTKEPAPTTPKKPAPTKEPAPTPPKKPVPTTKEPAPTTPKKPAPTTKEPAPTPPKKPAPMTKEPAPTTPKKPAPTTKEPAPSTPKKPAPTTKEPASTTPKKPAPTTKEPAPTTPKKSAPTTKEPAPTTPKKPAPTTKEPTPTTPKKPAPTTKEPAPTTPKKPAPTTKEPTPTKESAPMAPTEPAPTTPKKSALTTPKEPASTTTKEPPPIAPTEPALTTPKEPTPTAPKEAAPTTPNKPASITTKEPAPTAPKEAAPTTPNKPAPTTTKEPVPTAPKEPAPTTPKEPAPMAPTEPAPTTPKEPVPTAPKEPAPSIPKEPAPMAPTEPAPTTPKEPAPTAPKEPAPSIPKEPAPTAPKEPAPTAPKEPAPTAPKEPAPTAPKEPAPTAPKEPAPSIPKEPAPTAPKEPAPSIPKEPAPTAPKEPAPSIPKEPAPTAPKEPAPTAPKEPAPTAPKEPAPTAPKEPAPTAPKEPAPTAPKEPAPTAPKEPAPSIPKEPAPTAPKEPAPSIPKEPAPTAPKEPAPSIPKEPAPTAPKEPAPSIPKEPAPTAPKEPAPSIPKEPAPTAPKEPAPSIPKEPAPTVPKETAPTTTKEPIPKLLREPTPASLETPAPTNSEGSTTTTIEPPTTPENPAESTPEFPKEPTPKALENSPKEPVIPVTEAPGVTTPEITTTAKDKTTEKDIHMTPGIMAAVPTSTPTEEKTTDSKTRTTTQVTSATSSKNTPQATTLAPQVMTTTKKATTSEETMNKPEETTAAPKDRANPKVSTPKSQKPTKAPKKPTSTKKPNTIPKGRKPKTTPTPPRMTTSTVPKLHPTSSTKAILQTTTSPNQTPNSEIVEVNPNKDGDAAGEKPHVILRPPVLTPIFIPGTDILVRGSNQDIAINSMLSDETNLCNGKPVDGLTALRNGTLVAFRGHYFWMLSPFSPPSPARKITEVWGIPSPIDTVFTRCNCEGKTFFFKDSQYWRFTNDIKDAGYPKQIVKGFGGLNGKIVAALSIAKYKERPESVYFFKRGGGIQQYIYKQEPVRKCTGRRPAINYSVYGETTQVRRRRFERAIGPSQTHTIRIRYSPIRVSYQDKGFLHNEVKMSLYWRGFPNVVTSAIALPNTRKPDGYDYYAFSKDQYYNIDEPSRTARVITTRSGRTLSNVWYNCP; from the exons ATGGAGTGGAAAATACTTCCCATGTACTTGCtgctgctttctgttttcttgattcaGCAAGTTTCTTCTCAAG AGCTTTCCTGTAAAGGCCGCTGCTTTGAGTCCTTTGCAAGAGGGAGGGAGTGCGACTGCGACTCGGAATGTAAGAAGTATGGCAAGTGCTGTTCCGATTATGAGAATTTTTGTGGAAAAG taaaagataacaagaaggaaaaaactcCTAAAAAGAAACCTAACCCTGAACCACCAGTTGTAGATGAAGATGGAAGTGGACTGGACAATGGTGACGTCAAGCTCACCACGACTCCTGACATTCCTACCACCCAACGCAATAAAGTTACCACACCTCCCAAGATTACAACAGTCAAACCGACAAATCCAAAACCCAGTCTTCCACCTAATTCTGATACACCCAAAGAGACATCTTCAACAACGAGTGAGGAGACAGCAGTTGAAACTAAAGAGACTCCTATAACGAATAAACAGACTtcaaatagagaaaaagagaagactacTTCACCTAAAGAGAAACAAAGTGCAGAGAAAATACCTGCTAAAGATTTTATACCCACATCCAAAGCTCCTAGTACATCTACACCAAAAGCTGAAACTACAACCAAATCTCCtgctcccaccaccaccaagaaacCTGTTCCCACTACCCCCAAGAAGCCTGCACCCACCACCAAAGAGCCTGCACCCACCACTCCCAAGAAGCCTGCACCCACCACCAAAGAGCCTGCACCCACACCCCCCAAGAAGCCTGTACCCACCACCAAAGAGCCTGCACCCACCACTCCCAAGAAGCCTGTACCCACCACCAAAGAGCCTGCACCCACACCCCCCAAGAAGCCTGCACCCACGACCAAAGAGCCTGCACCCACCACTCCCAAGAAGCCTGCACCCACGACCAAAGAGCCTGCACCCTCCACCCCCAAGAAGCCTGCACCCACCACCAAAGAGCCTGCACCCACCACCCCCAAGAAGCCTGTACCCACCACCAAAGAGCCTGCACCCACCACTCCCAAGAAGCCTGCACCCACCAAAGAGCCTGCACCCACACCCCCCAAGAAGCCTGTACCCACCACCAAAGAGCCTGCACCCACCACTCCCAAGAAGCCTGCACCCACCACCAAAGAGCCTGCACCCACACCCCCCAAGAAGCCTGCACCCATGACCAAAGAGCCTGCACCCACCACTCCCAAGAAGCCTGCACCCACGACCAAAGAGCCTGCACCCTCCACCCCCAAGAAGCCTGCACCCACGACCAAAGAGCCTGCATCCACCACCCCCAAGAAGCCTGCACCCACGACCAAAGAACCTGCACCCACCACCCCCAAGAAGTCTGCACCCACGACCAAAGAGCCTGCACCCACTACCCCCAAGAAGCCTGCACCCACGACCAAAGAGCCTACACCCACCACCCCCAAGAAGCCTGCACCCACGACCAAAGAGCCTGCACCCACTACCCCCAAGAAGCCTGCACCCACCACCAAAGAGCCTACACCTACCAAGGAGTCTGCACCAATGGCCCCCACAGAGCCTGCACCCACCACCCCCAAGAAGTCTGCTCTCACCACTCCTAAGGAGCCTGCATCCACTACCACCAAAGAACCTCCACCCATAGCCCCCACGGAGCCTGCACTCACCACTCCAAAGGAGCCTACACCCACTGCCCCCAAGGAGGCTGCACCCACCACCCCCAACAAGCCTGCTTCTATTACCACCAAGGAACCTGCACCCACAGCCCCCAAGGAGGCTGCACCCACCACCCCCAACAAGCCTGCTCCTACTACCACCAAGGAACCTGTACCCACGGCCCCCAAGGAGCCTGCACCTACCACCCCCAAGGAACCTGCACCCATGGCCCCCACGGAGCCTGCACCCACCACTCCCAAGGAGCCTGTACCCACAGCCCCCAAGGAACCTGCTCCCAGCATTCCCAAGGAGCCTGCACCCATGGCCCCCACAGAGCCTGCACCCACCACTCCCAAGGAGCCTGCACCCACAGCCCCCAAGGAACCTGCTCCCAGCATTCCCAAGGAGCCTGCACCCACCGCTCCCAAGGAGCCTGCACCCACCGCTCCCAAGGAGCCTGCACCCACCGCCCCCAAGGAGCCTGCACCCACCGCCCCCAAGGAGCCTGCACCCACAGCCCCCAAAGAACCTGCTCCTAGCATTCCCAAGGAGCCTGCACCCACAGCCCCCAAAGAACCTGCTCCCAGCATTCCCAAGGAGCCTGCACCCACAGCCCCCAAAGAACCTGCTCCCAGCATTCCCAAGGAGCCTGCACCCACCGCCCCCAAGGAGCCTGCACCCACCGCTCCCAAGGAGCCTGCACCCACAGCCCCCAAGGAGCCTGCACCCACCGCTCCCAAGGAGCCTGCACCCACCGCCCCCAAGGAGCCTGCACCCACCGCCCCCAAGGAGCCTGCACCCACAGCCCCCAAAGAACCTGCTCCTAGCATTCCCAAGGAGCCTGCACCCACAGCCCCCAAAGAACCTGCTCCCAGCATTCCCAAGGAGCCTGCACCCACAGCCCCCAAAGAACCTGCTCCCAGCATTCCCAAGGAGCCTGCACCCACAGCCCCCAAAGAACCTGCTCCCAGCATTCCCAAGGAGCCTGCACCCACGGCCCCCAAAGAACCTGCTCCCAGCATTCCCAAGGAGCCTGCACCCACAGCCCCCAAAGAACCTGCTCCCAGCATTCCCAAGGAGCCTGCACCCACGGTCCCCAAAGAGACtgctcccaccaccaccaaggagCCCATCCCCAAACTTCTCAGGGAGCCCACTCCAGCTTCTCTTGAGACACCTGCTCCAACCAACTCAGAGGGCTCTACTACAACCACCATCGAGCCTCCCACTACTCCCGAAAACCCTGCTGAGTCAACTCCTGAGTTTCCCAAAGAACCCACACCAAAGGCTCTTGAAAACAGTCCCAAAGAACCTGTTATACCTGTAACTGAGGCTCCTGGAGTGACTACACCTGAAATCACTACAACAGCTAaagacaaaacaacagaaaaagacatACACATGACACCTGGAATTATGGCCGCTGTACCTACATCAACTCCGACAGAAGAAAAGACCACTGATTCCAAAACAAGAACAACCACACAAGTAACATCAGCCACATCGTCCAAAAATACTCCTCAAGCCACAACTCTTGCACCCCAAGTAATGACTACAACAAAAAAGGCAACTACATCTGAAGAGACTATGAATAAACCTGAAGAAACCACAGCTGCGCCAAAAGACAGAGCTAATCCTAAAGTGTCAACTCCTAAATCCCAAAAGCCAACCAAAGCACCAAAAAAGCCCACTTCTACCAAAAAGCCAAACACGATACCTAAAGGGAGAAAACCAAAGACTACACCAACTCCCCCAAGGATGACTACATCGACAGTGCCCAAATTACACCCCACCTCTTCCACAAAAGCCATTCTCCAAACTACCACCAGCCCCAACCAAACACCTAACTCAGAAATAGTTGAAGTAAATCCAAATAAGGATGGAGATGCTGCAGGAGAAAAACCTCACGTGATCCTCAGGCCCCCTGTGTTAACTCCTATATTTATCCCAGGCACGGATATCTTAGTGAGAGGATCCAATCAAGACATTGCCATCAACTCCATGCTTTCAG atgaGACTAATTTATGCAACGGTAAGCCAGTAGATGGGCTGACTGCTTTGCGCAATGGAACATTAGTTGCATTTCGAG GTCATTATTTCTGGATGCTAAGTCCATTCAGTCCACCATCTCCAGCTCGTAAAATTACTGAAGTTTGGGGTATTCCCTCCCCCATTGATACTGTTTTTACTAGGTGCAACTGTGAAGGAAAAACTTTCTTCTTTAAG GATTCTCAGTATTGGCGTTTCACCAATGACATAAAAGATGCAGGGTATCCCAAACAAATTGTAAAAGGATTTGGAGGACTAAATGGAAAAATAGTGGCAGCTCTCTCCATAGCTAAATACAAGGAAAGACCTGaatctgtgtattttttcaaGAGAG GTGGCGGCATTCAGCAGTATATTTATAAACAGGAACCTGTCAGAAAGTGCACTGGTAGAAGGCCTGCTATCAATTATTCAGTGTATGGAGAAACAACACAGGTTAGGAGACGTCGCTTCGAACGCGCCATAGGACCTTCTCAAACACACACCATCAGAATTCGCTATTCACCCATCAGAGTCTCTTATCAAGACAAAG GTTTCCTCcataatgaagttaaaatgagttTATACTGGAGAGGATTTCCAAATGTGGTTACTTCAGCTATAGCACTGCCCAACACCAGAAAACCTGATGGCTATGATTATTATGCCTTTTCTAAAG aTCAATACTATAACATCGATGAACCAAGTAGAACAGCAAGAGTCATTACTACTCGTTCTGGGCGGACCTTGTCCAATGTCTGGTACAACTGTCCTTAG